From one Candidatus Zixiibacteriota bacterium genomic stretch:
- the radA gene encoding DNA repair protein RadA, protein MANLKKTKTAFFCTNCGAEHSKWQGQCRECAQWNCLVEEKIIVKKSPAKSSLTSQPKKLPEIKYETESGHETGIVELDRVLGGQLLEGMTVLLGGEPGIGKSTLLLQAAEAYSRKGLSVLYVTGEESLPQLKLRSQRLKVSGDNITVLNSTSIEETFQSLTSAHYDIVLVDSIQTMATDQLDSPPGTVAQVREVSHQLITTAKAMGFGLFLVGHVTKDGMVAGPKLLEHMVDTVIYFEGDSTHLYRMLRATKNRFGSVAEIGLFEMMPQGLVEVGNPSSLFMSHQPDQPRSGSVIAAICEGNRPILVEVQALVTSANYGTPQRVAGGIDNKRLALLLAILEKRCGYPMASNDVFVSVAGGLKLTEPALDLPLLTAIVSSLRNKPVDARTAIIGEVGLSGEVRGVTMVDRRINEATRLGFKTMVLPRVNTTQSKDAGIKLVHADNIQAALDAILG, encoded by the coding sequence ATGGCCAACCTCAAGAAGACAAAGACCGCTTTTTTCTGCACCAATTGCGGGGCGGAGCATTCCAAGTGGCAGGGGCAGTGTCGGGAGTGCGCGCAATGGAATTGTCTGGTAGAGGAGAAGATCATTGTCAAGAAATCCCCGGCCAAATCGTCGTTGACATCCCAACCGAAAAAGCTTCCGGAGATTAAATACGAGACTGAGTCCGGCCATGAGACGGGCATTGTCGAACTTGACCGTGTACTCGGGGGACAACTTCTTGAGGGTATGACCGTCCTGCTGGGCGGCGAACCCGGAATCGGAAAATCCACGCTGCTTTTGCAGGCGGCTGAGGCATACTCGCGCAAAGGATTATCCGTGCTTTATGTTACCGGTGAGGAGTCATTGCCGCAGTTGAAGCTCCGCTCGCAGAGGCTTAAAGTATCCGGTGACAACATTACGGTCTTGAATTCGACTTCTATCGAAGAGACCTTCCAGAGCCTCACCTCGGCACACTACGATATAGTTCTTGTCGATTCCATACAGACGATGGCGACCGACCAGCTGGATTCGCCGCCCGGGACGGTAGCTCAGGTGCGGGAAGTGAGTCATCAGTTGATTACCACCGCCAAGGCGATGGGTTTTGGATTGTTTCTTGTGGGCCATGTAACCAAAGATGGCATGGTGGCCGGTCCGAAGCTTCTGGAACACATGGTTGACACAGTGATATATTTCGAGGGTGATTCGACGCATCTTTACCGGATGCTCCGGGCCACCAAAAACCGTTTCGGTTCGGTGGCCGAAATAGGATTGTTTGAGATGATGCCCCAGGGTTTGGTTGAGGTTGGCAACCCATCGTCGCTGTTTATGTCCCACCAGCCGGATCAGCCCCGAAGCGGGTCGGTGATCGCGGCCATTTGTGAAGGGAACCGTCCGATTCTGGTCGAGGTTCAGGCGCTGGTTACATCGGCAAATTATGGCACTCCTCAGCGCGTCGCGGGTGGTATAGACAACAAACGGCTCGCTTTGCTTCTGGCCATACTTGAAAAACGGTGCGGCTACCCGATGGCTTCGAATGATGTTTTCGTATCGGTGGCAGGCGGACTCAAACTCACAGAGCCGGCGCTGGATCTTCCGCTGCTGACAGCCATTGTGTCCTCGCTGCGAAACAAACCGGTTGACGCCCGGACGGCAATCATTGGGGAAGTGGGGCTTTCAGGAGAGGTGCGCGGCGTTACCATGGTTGACCGGCGCATAAACGAAGCCACCCGGCTTGGTTTTAAAACTATGGTACTTCCGCGTGTAAATACCACGCAATCGAAAGACGCGGGCATAAAGCTCGTTCACGCCGATAACATTCAAGCCGCGCTGGACGCTATACTTGGATAA
- a CDS encoding aldehyde dehydrogenase family protein, which produces MADAKVYKNFINGQWVESKSGKTFENRNPANTDDLVGIFQKSTAEDVNMAIDAAAEAYKKWRLVPAPKRGEILYKVANRLFKEKEAISQQMTREMGKVIKETRGDTQEAIDMTYYMAGEGRRLFGMTTPSEMMNKFNMTIRQPLGVCSFITPWNFPIAIPSWKMMPALICGNTIVIKPATETPASVAYLMKVCEEEGIPAGVVNMVTGSGGALGDALINHPAVRVVSFTGSTEVGRKVSEACSTSFKHSCLEMGGKNVQIVMDDAKLDLAVDGALWGAFGTTGQRCTATSRLIIHKSVADKMISMLVERAKKLKVGNGLDESVDMGPCVNKGQLETVLSYIEIGKKEGAQLLCGGEKLTGGDYDKGFFVKPTIFGGVTQKMRLWKEEIFGPVLSIGTFDTFEQAIEMANDTAYGLSASIYTQDVNRAYTAMRDVYTGIFYVNAPTIGAETHLPFGGTKETGNGHREAATAALDVFSEWKSIYVDFSGVLQRAQIDNA; this is translated from the coding sequence ATGGCTGACGCAAAGGTATATAAGAACTTCATAAACGGGCAGTGGGTCGAATCGAAATCGGGCAAGACGTTCGAAAACAGAAATCCCGCGAACACCGACGATCTTGTCGGTATTTTCCAGAAGTCAACCGCTGAAGACGTCAACATGGCGATCGATGCTGCGGCGGAGGCCTACAAGAAGTGGCGGCTCGTGCCCGCCCCGAAGCGCGGAGAGATTCTCTACAAAGTGGCTAATCGCCTGTTCAAGGAAAAAGAGGCGATCTCGCAGCAGATGACGCGCGAGATGGGTAAGGTGATCAAAGAGACGCGCGGCGACACCCAGGAAGCCATCGATATGACCTACTACATGGCCGGTGAGGGTCGGCGTTTGTTCGGCATGACGACTCCTTCGGAAATGATGAACAAGTTCAATATGACGATTCGTCAACCGCTGGGAGTTTGTTCGTTCATCACTCCGTGGAATTTCCCGATCGCGATTCCGTCGTGGAAGATGATGCCGGCGCTCATTTGCGGCAACACGATCGTTATCAAGCCGGCTACGGAGACACCGGCTTCGGTGGCTTATCTGATGAAAGTCTGCGAAGAGGAAGGAATTCCGGCGGGAGTCGTCAACATGGTTACCGGTTCGGGCGGTGCGCTTGGTGATGCGCTCATCAATCATCCGGCGGTCAGGGTGGTCTCGTTTACCGGTTCGACCGAGGTCGGCCGCAAGGTATCCGAGGCGTGTTCGACCAGTTTCAAGCATTCCTGTCTGGAGATGGGTGGCAAGAACGTACAGATCGTCATGGATGACGCCAAGCTTGATCTGGCGGTTGACGGCGCTCTGTGGGGCGCTTTCGGTACAACCGGTCAGCGCTGCACCGCGACCAGCCGTTTGATTATCCACAAGAGTGTTGCGGATAAGATGATCTCGATGCTGGTTGAGAGAGCCAAAAAGCTCAAAGTCGGCAATGGTCTTGATGAGTCGGTTGATATGGGCCCGTGCGTCAACAAAGGTCAACTTGAAACGGTTCTCAGCTATATTGAAATCGGCAAGAAAGAGGGCGCGCAGCTTTTGTGTGGCGGCGAGAAACTGACCGGTGGCGATTATGACAAGGGATTCTTCGTGAAACCGACTATCTTCGGCGGTGTTACGCAGAAGATGCGTCTGTGGAAAGAAGAGATCTTCGGTCCGGTGCTGAGCATCGGCACGTTTGACACTTTCGAGCAGGCCATTGAGATGGCTAATGATACCGCTTATGGTCTCTCGGCTTCGATTTACACCCAGGATGTTAACCGGGCGTACACGGCGATGCGCGATGTTTACACGGGTATTTTCTACGTCAACGCTCCGACTATCGGCGCCGAGACACACCTTCCGTTCGGCGGAACGAAGGAGACAGGCAACGGCCATCGCGAGGCCGCCACAGCCGCGCTCGATGTATTCAGTGAGTGGAAATCGATTTACGTGGACTTTTCGGGCGTGCTCCAGAGGGCGCAGATCGATAACGCGTAG
- the tgt gene encoding tRNA guanosine(34) transglycosylase Tgt codes for MDKIYSLQSTDGKARRGEITTGHGKFQTPAFMPVGTSGAVKALTAGDLEEIGAEIVLGNTYHLYLRPGTEIIKSQGGLSSFSGWNRPMLTDSGGYQVFSLRDISKISDDGVTFQSHHDGSYHTFTPENVMEVQHAIGADIIMAFDQCVPYPADEGLAATGVRRTYDWAKRCSARYRELEGKGNSNYRQYLFGIVQGSTYENLRTQSAEQIVSLDLPGNAIGGLSVGESKTEMEDMLAHTIEYLPPDKPRYLMGVGYPEDILMAVSYGVDMFDCVLPTRNARTGNVFTSEGQIVYRNADYARDERPLDPNCDCKVCRRYSRAYIRHLYNQSEITGMVLASYHSSYFYQNLLKNIRQAISEGRFDSFKREFLQRYRINRDATSLE; via the coding sequence TTGGATAAGATTTACTCGTTACAATCTACTGATGGCAAGGCTCGCCGCGGTGAAATCACGACCGGCCACGGCAAGTTTCAGACTCCCGCGTTTATGCCGGTCGGGACTTCGGGAGCGGTCAAGGCGCTTACGGCGGGTGACCTTGAAGAGATCGGTGCGGAGATTGTACTCGGCAATACTTACCATCTGTATTTGCGTCCCGGTACGGAGATAATCAAATCACAGGGGGGATTATCGAGCTTCTCCGGCTGGAACAGACCGATGCTCACCGATAGCGGCGGTTATCAAGTGTTTTCTCTGAGGGACATATCGAAGATCAGCGACGATGGCGTGACGTTTCAGTCGCACCATGATGGTTCTTATCATACCTTCACGCCTGAGAACGTGATGGAGGTTCAGCACGCTATCGGGGCCGACATAATAATGGCATTCGACCAATGCGTGCCTTATCCGGCGGATGAGGGGCTGGCGGCCACCGGTGTGCGAAGGACGTATGATTGGGCGAAACGATGTTCGGCAAGGTACCGGGAGTTGGAAGGAAAAGGGAATTCAAATTATCGGCAGTATCTGTTCGGTATCGTGCAAGGCTCCACGTACGAAAACCTTCGGACGCAATCCGCCGAACAAATTGTGTCCCTTGATTTGCCGGGTAACGCGATCGGTGGTTTGTCGGTAGGGGAGAGCAAGACGGAAATGGAAGATATGCTGGCGCACACGATCGAATATCTCCCGCCGGATAAACCGCGCTATTTGATGGGTGTCGGGTATCCCGAGGACATTCTCATGGCGGTGTCGTATGGTGTGGATATGTTTGATTGTGTCCTCCCCACCAGAAACGCCCGTACCGGCAACGTGTTTACATCGGAAGGTCAGATTGTCTATCGGAACGCCGATTATGCGCGTGATGAACGTCCCCTTGACCCCAATTGTGACTGCAAAGTGTGCCGTCGCTATAGCCGGGCTTACATCCGGCATCTATACAATCAGTCGGAGATAACCGGCATGGTGCTGGCTTCCTATCATTCGAGTTATTTCTATCAAAATCTCCTGAAAAACATTCGGCAGGCGATTTCCGAGGGCAGATTCGATTCGTTCAAGCGGGAATTTCTTCAAAGATACCGCATCAACCGTGACGCTACATCTTTAGAGTAA
- the arcC gene encoding carbamate kinase encodes MSTIKTAVVALGGNAITRPEEEDTIYRQFANTRKSLDGIVELARDGYRLVVSHGNGPQVGNALLRVELARGKAPILPLGVLVADTEGGMGYMIEQSLQNRLRAENINRPVVTIITQMLVDEKDPASLNPTKYIGQFYTEAQAKEYSESRGWQMKTDANRGWRRVVPSPIPYKAVEAETIKLLVENGTIVIAAGGGGIPIYIDEKGNYEGIDAVIDKDLASAVLAQEIGAGILSILTSVDQVAVNFGKPDQRNLAKVTVSEIKKLYEDGHFPAGSMGPKITAAIKFIEGGGELVTITSLENAAAAIRGEAGTRIVPD; translated from the coding sequence ATGTCTACGATTAAAACAGCTGTTGTTGCTCTTGGCGGCAATGCCATTACCCGTCCCGAGGAAGAAGACACCATCTACAGACAGTTTGCCAACACGCGCAAATCCCTGGACGGCATTGTTGAGCTCGCGCGGGATGGTTACCGGCTGGTGGTGTCTCACGGCAACGGTCCTCAGGTTGGCAACGCTTTGTTGCGGGTCGAGCTGGCGAGGGGAAAGGCCCCGATTCTTCCTCTGGGCGTACTGGTGGCCGACACCGAGGGCGGTATGGGCTATATGATAGAACAGTCGCTTCAGAACCGGCTCAGGGCGGAAAATATCAACAGGCCGGTGGTGACGATTATTACCCAGATGCTGGTCGATGAGAAGGATCCGGCATCGCTCAATCCCACCAAGTATATCGGGCAGTTCTATACGGAGGCGCAGGCGAAGGAGTATTCCGAGTCACGCGGCTGGCAGATGAAGACTGATGCCAACCGTGGTTGGCGCCGCGTGGTGCCGTCGCCCATTCCCTACAAGGCCGTAGAGGCCGAGACAATCAAGTTGCTGGTGGAGAATGGAACAATCGTTATTGCCGCCGGGGGTGGGGGTATCCCGATTTATATCGATGAGAAGGGCAACTACGAAGGTATCGACGCCGTGATTGACAAAGACCTTGCCTCGGCGGTTCTGGCACAGGAGATAGGCGCGGGGATTCTCTCGATTCTGACGTCGGTGGACCAGGTGGCCGTCAATTTCGGCAAGCCTGACCAGAGAAATCTGGCGAAAGTTACGGTTTCGGAGATCAAGAAACTGTATGAAGACGGACATTTTCCGGCCGGCTCCATGGGGCCGAAGATTACAGCAGCCATCAAATTCATCGAAGGCGGCGGCGAGCTGGTGACAATAACATCGCTGGAAAACGCGGCAGCCGCCATTCGCGGCGAGGCCGGTACGAGGATTGTTCCGGATTGA
- a CDS encoding HD domain-containing protein encodes MCELSQDTIEDILKKGRIYEVGGAVRDRFLLLGKSVKDRDYLVTGVPYDDLTGILKGHGRVDLVGRSFGVIKFTEFRDGAAHTFDITLPRKEYSTGIGHKDFKVDFDPHLRVEDDLLRRDFTINAMAISLDDDVLIDPLNGRLDLDNRQIRMVYDGSFEDDPLRMLRAIQFAARFNFMIEPKTFEALRRNAHLMKSVSSERIAEELNKLLELAPRPSEGLRIMHTTGLLREILPELEACIDVDQPGGYHKYDVFEHTLHVIDAAKPDLRLRWAALFHDITKPKHKRVVEDGATFYGHEVSAAKVAREVLGRLKYSNDLIKDVSTLCERHMFTTDVTDKGLRRLVKRVGVDLIFDLLDLRRADVEGQGMGGSTDDVDRFEADIRAELEKKPPFGLSDLAVNGSDLMAMFAIQPGPVIGDILDYLMERVLDEPELNTFEQLKTIATEYYQKIAKYKHSDKETNQ; translated from the coding sequence ATGTGTGAATTGTCACAGGATACTATTGAAGATATCCTGAAAAAGGGTAGAATTTACGAAGTCGGCGGCGCGGTGCGCGACCGATTCCTGCTGTTAGGGAAGTCCGTAAAGGACCGGGACTATCTGGTGACCGGCGTACCGTACGACGATTTGACGGGGATATTGAAGGGGCACGGTCGCGTGGATCTGGTCGGAAGGAGTTTCGGCGTCATCAAGTTCACGGAGTTCCGCGACGGTGCGGCTCATACTTTCGATATTACGTTGCCTCGGAAGGAATACTCCACGGGAATCGGCCATAAGGACTTCAAGGTGGATTTCGATCCGCATCTGAGGGTGGAAGATGATCTTTTGAGGCGCGATTTTACCATAAATGCCATGGCTATATCGCTCGACGATGATGTTTTGATCGATCCGCTCAACGGGCGGCTGGATCTTGACAATCGTCAGATTCGCATGGTTTACGACGGTTCATTTGAAGATGATCCGTTAAGAATGCTTCGGGCCATACAATTCGCGGCCAGGTTCAATTTCATGATTGAGCCCAAGACTTTTGAGGCGCTGCGAAGGAACGCGCATCTAATGAAGTCGGTATCCAGTGAACGTATAGCCGAGGAATTGAATAAACTTCTGGAGCTCGCTCCGCGCCCATCGGAAGGCCTCCGCATAATGCACACAACGGGTCTTCTGCGGGAAATCCTACCGGAACTCGAGGCCTGTATTGATGTGGATCAGCCGGGTGGGTACCACAAGTACGACGTTTTTGAGCATACCTTGCATGTTATAGATGCCGCGAAGCCTGATCTCAGGCTGCGGTGGGCAGCGTTGTTTCACGATATTACCAAGCCAAAGCACAAGCGGGTGGTTGAGGATGGGGCGACCTTCTACGGGCATGAAGTCAGCGCTGCGAAGGTGGCCAGAGAGGTGCTTGGTCGTCTCAAGTACTCCAATGACTTGATCAAGGACGTGAGCACGCTCTGTGAAAGGCATATGTTCACGACAGATGTAACGGACAAGGGATTGCGACGGCTGGTAAAGCGGGTTGGGGTGGATCTCATTTTCGACCTGCTTGACTTGCGGCGCGCCGATGTTGAGGGGCAGGGGATGGGCGGTTCGACGGATGATGTCGATCGGTTCGAGGCGGACATCAGGGCGGAACTCGAGAAAAAGCCGCCGTTCGGCCTATCGGATCTCGCTGTCAATGGCTCCGACTTGATGGCAATGTTCGCCATTCAACCGGGACCGGTAATCGGCGACATCCTCGATTATCTGATGGAACGAGTTCTTGACGAACCCGAGTTGAACACCTTCGAGCAGCTTAAGACTATAGCGACGGAATATTATCAAAAAATAGCGAAATATAAACATAGCGACAAGGAAACGAATCAATGA
- a CDS encoding ABC transporter ATP-binding protein, with product MDTPLIKIEDLHKSFDTQKVLDGVSLEIKRGESIVVIGQSGCGKSVLLKHLIRLMEPDSGQVFFDGEDISKLTFEQLTSLRRRFGMLFQSAALFDSMTVAENVGLGLKEAREHSADEIRRIVNEKLEMVGLQEAGDKDPSELSGGMRKRVGLARAIANSPEVLLYDEPTTGLDPITSDMINELIVHLRERLKVTSVAVTHDMKSAFQIADRIVMLYKGRIEFDGTPEEIKTTDNAVVRQFIAGSASGPIQV from the coding sequence ATGGATACACCGCTGATAAAGATAGAAGATCTTCATAAGAGTTTCGACACACAAAAGGTACTTGACGGGGTCAGCCTGGAAATTAAGCGTGGCGAATCTATCGTAGTTATCGGACAGTCGGGATGTGGTAAATCAGTGCTGCTTAAGCATCTGATACGCCTGATGGAGCCTGACAGCGGGCAGGTGTTTTTCGATGGCGAGGATATAAGCAAACTCACTTTTGAACAACTGACCTCATTGAGACGCCGCTTCGGGATGCTTTTTCAGTCGGCGGCGCTCTTCGATTCCATGACGGTTGCGGAGAATGTTGGCCTTGGTCTGAAGGAAGCGCGAGAGCACAGCGCTGACGAGATCAGGCGCATTGTCAATGAGAAGCTGGAGATGGTCGGGCTGCAGGAGGCAGGCGACAAGGATCCATCGGAGCTTTCCGGCGGAATGCGCAAGAGAGTCGGGCTGGCCCGGGCCATAGCGAACTCGCCGGAGGTTCTTCTGTACGACGAACCGACCACCGGGCTGGATCCGATAACGTCAGACATGATCAATGAGTTGATTGTGCATCTTCGCGAGCGGCTCAAAGTAACCTCGGTAGCCGTAACGCACGATATGAAATCAGCCTTTCAGATCGCGGATCGTATCGTCATGCTATATAAAGGCCGAATAGAATTCGACGGTACTCCTGAAGAAATCAAGACTACTGATAACGCCGTGGTCCGGCAGTTCATCGCGGGGTCGGCAAGCGGCCCTATTCAGGTCTAA
- a CDS encoding cyclic 2,3-diphosphoglycerate synthase codes for MATKRRKIIIMGAAGRDFHNFNTLYRDNNDVEVVAFTATQIPDIEGRKYPAVLAGRLYPKGIPIYEEAKLIDLIKKHDIDEVVFSYSDVPYQYVMEKAAYVMSAGARFAVEGGEPTMIKSSKPVVAVCAVRTGCGKSQTTRKVAEVLQAMGKKVVAIRHPMPYGDLAKQACQRFAKLSDLDKHKCTIEEREEYEPHINRGIVVYAGVDYEMIIREAEKEADIILWDGGNNDMSFYKTDLLITVVDPHRPGHELSYYPGQNNLLMADVIVINKIDSADPDGIAEVRENIAAYNPDAIVIDGASPIEIDNPRAMKGKRVLVVEDGPTLTHGEMPYGAGVVAAQKYGAAELVDPRPFTVKSITKTFEKYPEIGILLPAMGYGDEQVKDLETTINRTKCDLVVVATPIDLTRIIKIKQPTVRVYYSLQEIGTPDLKMVLDDFVKGQKKGKNK; via the coding sequence ATGGCTACGAAAAGAAGGAAGATAATCATCATGGGAGCCGCCGGGCGCGACTTCCACAATTTCAATACCCTTTATCGTGACAACAACGATGTCGAGGTGGTGGCGTTCACGGCGACGCAGATTCCGGATATCGAAGGGCGTAAGTATCCCGCGGTTCTGGCCGGCAGGCTGTATCCGAAGGGCATTCCGATTTACGAAGAGGCTAAGCTTATCGATCTGATCAAGAAACACGATATCGACGAGGTGGTTTTCTCCTATTCGGATGTTCCGTACCAGTATGTGATGGAGAAGGCGGCGTACGTGATGTCTGCCGGGGCCCGTTTCGCGGTCGAGGGCGGCGAGCCGACAATGATCAAGTCGAGCAAGCCGGTGGTGGCAGTGTGTGCCGTCAGAACCGGATGCGGTAAATCGCAGACGACCCGCAAGGTGGCGGAAGTCCTGCAGGCCATGGGCAAGAAGGTTGTCGCTATCCGGCATCCAATGCCGTACGGCGATCTGGCCAAGCAGGCCTGTCAGCGTTTCGCCAAACTGTCGGACCTCGACAAGCACAAATGCACCATCGAGGAGCGTGAAGAGTACGAACCGCACATCAATCGCGGTATCGTTGTATACGCCGGCGTGGATTATGAAATGATCATCCGCGAAGCCGAAAAAGAGGCCGATATCATTTTGTGGGACGGTGGCAACAACGACATGTCTTTCTACAAGACCGACCTTCTGATTACCGTTGTCGACCCGCACCGTCCGGGACACGAGCTTTCCTATTATCCCGGTCAGAACAATCTGTTGATGGCGGACGTGATCGTTATCAACAAGATCGATTCGGCTGATCCGGATGGTATAGCCGAGGTGCGCGAGAATATCGCCGCGTACAACCCGGATGCGATCGTGATCGACGGTGCTTCGCCCATTGAAATTGATAATCCGAGAGCTATGAAGGGCAAGCGCGTTCTCGTCGTCGAGGACGGTCCGACGCTGACCCACGGTGAGATGCCGTATGGCGCGGGCGTAGTCGCGGCGCAGAAGTACGGCGCTGCGGAACTGGTCGATCCGAGACCGTTTACCGTGAAATCAATCACGAAGACTTTCGAGAAGTATCCCGAGATCGGCATTCTTTTGCCGGCTATGGGATATGGCGACGAGCAGGTCAAGGATCTGGAGACGACCATCAATCGGACCAAGTGCGACCTGGTGGTAGTGGCGACTCCGATTGATCTGACGCGCATAATCAAGATTAAGCAGCCGACGGTGCGGGTGTATTACAGCCTTCAGGAGATCGGCACGCCGGATCTTAAGATGGTTCTCGATGATTTCGTCAAGGGCCAGAAAAAAGGCAAAAACAAATAG